A genome region from Pseudomonas sp. S06B 330 includes the following:
- a CDS encoding ABC transporter substrate-binding protein encodes MSDNNNKITQAMHDSGLPRRDFLKYSAAAAAVAGAFSLGLPMRGWAEEATPKAGGVLRMGLAGGSTTDSRDPGTWSDTFTFVGFSAVYNTLSEIAVDGSAIPELAERWELSPDARIWTFTLRKGVTFHNGKTLDASDVVASIQHHLGDKSTSAAKTVLGDVAQVRAEGNDTVVFELHSGNVDFAYVVADYHLAIMPAKDGAADWQSGVGTGGYRLKGFEPGVRMDLERSPDYWKAGRAHFASAELLAISDGAARVNALVTGQVDVINKVDLKTVALLKRNPNLVIEETKGAQHYTFPMLTDSTQFQDNNIRLALKHAINRETLLATVLYGYGQLGNDHPIQPGSRFINTALEQRSYDPDKARFYLRQAGLDSLKVRLQASDAAYTGAVDASVLFKEQARQAGIDIDVVREPADGFFSNVWMKQPFTTSFFYSSLTADRMFSIGYAKGAAWNETHWDNPRFNQLLNAARGEMNAPLRQEMYNEMQALCRDDGGAIVPLFASSVAARSKRVAHGAVTAPYGELDGLRLIERWWQA; translated from the coding sequence ATGAGCGATAACAACAACAAAATTACTCAAGCGATGCACGACAGCGGCTTGCCGCGTCGCGATTTTCTCAAATACAGCGCCGCTGCAGCAGCGGTGGCCGGGGCCTTCTCCCTGGGTTTGCCGATGCGTGGTTGGGCTGAGGAAGCCACGCCCAAAGCCGGCGGCGTGCTGCGTATGGGCCTGGCCGGTGGCAGTACCACCGATTCGCGCGACCCGGGCACCTGGAGCGATACCTTCACCTTTGTCGGCTTCTCTGCGGTGTACAACACCCTCAGCGAGATCGCCGTGGATGGCAGCGCCATTCCGGAGCTGGCCGAGCGCTGGGAACTGAGCCCGGATGCGCGGATCTGGACCTTCACCCTGCGCAAGGGCGTGACGTTCCATAACGGCAAGACCCTGGATGCCAGCGATGTAGTGGCTTCAATCCAGCATCACCTGGGCGACAAATCCACGTCGGCAGCCAAGACCGTGCTCGGTGATGTGGCGCAGGTGCGCGCCGAGGGCAACGATACGGTGGTGTTCGAGCTGCATTCGGGCAACGTCGATTTCGCCTATGTTGTCGCCGACTATCATCTGGCGATCATGCCGGCCAAGGACGGCGCAGCCGACTGGCAGTCTGGCGTGGGTACCGGCGGCTATCGCCTCAAGGGCTTCGAACCGGGCGTGCGCATGGACCTGGAACGCAGCCCGGACTACTGGAAAGCGGGACGGGCGCATTTTGCCAGCGCTGAGTTGCTGGCCATCTCCGACGGCGCGGCGCGGGTCAACGCCCTGGTCACCGGTCAGGTTGATGTGATCAACAAGGTCGACCTGAAAACCGTGGCCTTGCTCAAGCGCAACCCGAACCTGGTGATCGAAGAAACCAAAGGCGCCCAGCACTACACCTTTCCGATGCTGACCGACAGCACGCAGTTCCAGGACAACAACATCCGCCTGGCCCTCAAGCACGCGATCAACCGTGAAACCTTGCTCGCTACGGTGCTCTACGGCTATGGCCAACTCGGCAATGATCACCCGATCCAGCCCGGCAGCCGCTTTATCAACACTGCGCTGGAGCAGCGCAGCTACGACCCGGACAAGGCGCGCTTTTACCTGCGTCAGGCCGGGCTCGATTCGCTCAAGGTGCGCTTGCAAGCCTCCGATGCCGCTTACACCGGAGCAGTGGATGCGTCGGTGCTGTTCAAGGAGCAGGCGCGTCAGGCGGGTATCGATATCGACGTGGTGCGCGAGCCGGCCGACGGTTTCTTCAGCAATGTGTGGATGAAGCAACCGTTCACCACCTCATTCTTCTACAGCAGCCTGACTGCTGACCGGATGTTCAGCATTGGCTACGCCAAGGGCGCGGCCTGGAATGAGACACACTGGGACAACCCACGCTTCAACCAGTTGCTCAACGCTGCCCGTGGCGAGATGAACGCGCCGCTGCGCCAGGAGATGTACAACGAAATGCAGGCCCTGTGCCGCGACGATGGCGGGGCGATTGTGCCGCTGTTCGCCAGTTCCGTGGCGGCCCGCTCCAAGCGTGTCGCCCATGGCGCAGTGACCGCGCCTTACGGCGAGCTGGACGGTTTGCGCCTGATCGAACGCTGGTGGCAGGCATAA
- a CDS encoding RrF2 family transcriptional regulator: MSQSTRLITASYILSFVAANAPQKLRTETIAKWVKTHPTRVRSLVSLMVKANILKSWRGAHGGLTLARPASEITLREVYDAVQESSLIAEKIDNPFSGMEDHCKVFEVFTQLFAMLEANMRLDLGAITADQLFVAFDKPVEKAEQA; the protein is encoded by the coding sequence ATGAGCCAGTCGACCCGCCTGATCACCGCCTCGTACATTCTGTCGTTCGTGGCCGCCAACGCACCGCAAAAGCTGCGCACCGAGACCATCGCCAAATGGGTCAAGACCCACCCTACCCGCGTGCGCAGCCTGGTCTCACTGATGGTCAAGGCCAACATCCTCAAATCCTGGCGTGGCGCCCATGGCGGTCTGACCCTGGCCCGGCCGGCCAGTGAGATCACCTTGCGCGAGGTGTATGACGCCGTGCAGGAAAGCTCATTGATCGCCGAGAAGATCGATAACCCGTTCTCGGGCATGGAGGATCACTGCAAGGTGTTCGAGGTGTTCACACAACTGTTCGCCATGCTTGAAGCCAACATGCGTCTGGATTTGGGCGCGATTACCGCTGACCAGTTGTTCGTGGCGTTTGATAAGCCGGTCGAAAAGGCTGAGCAGGCTTAA
- a CDS encoding type VI secretion system Vgr family protein, with product MFTSANAAQFALSIPTVRNDFQVLAFEGTEALSRLYAIQIELVSEYPNLDLESLLSQPAFLRFGLNGEGLHGRIENVRVADAGQRLTRYQLTLVPALHYLQFSHNQRIFQQLTVPQIVAQVLKEHGIQADAFTFHVSASPAREYCTQYFESDFALIQRLCSEEGIAWHHQHSPDGHHLVFTDDQTFFPTLNPVPYQQDAGLVAEQPVVSQFSRRLSTRTSTVTRRDYDLNRPSLLLQSQFTAEFTPALEDYRYPQRLETEKRGRQLARRALERHRSDYQLAEGQSDQPFLRSGHFFKLTEHPRQAYNDLWLVLSVKHEGKQPQVLEESAGSGTSPADGFTQGYRNCFSAIPWEVFYRPPLVTRKAVLVSQTARVTGPAGEEIYCDEFGRVKVEFHWDRAELSSDKSSCWIRVSSSWAGAGFGAVSIPRIGMEVVVTFLEGDPDQPLITGCVANTLTPQPYPLPAHKTKTVLRSRSTPDNGGYNELSIEDRKGQELIYLRAQRDLEHKIEHDSRLEVGNERRETIKGNSIAVLEAEDQRTVTADRKVELKANDYLQIASSSHARIGQALVVEAGQQVHLKAGANLILDAGASITLKGGGQHIVIGPGGIFSSTEIQLGGAPMLGAAALQATPTSLAPLSAPLPSIATPLPIVASAQQQAADYCPLCEACRNGLCSSGEHA from the coding sequence ATGTTCACGTCGGCCAATGCGGCGCAGTTTGCGCTATCGATTCCCACGGTTCGCAATGATTTCCAGGTCCTGGCGTTTGAAGGCACGGAAGCCCTCAGCCGCTTGTACGCAATCCAGATTGAACTGGTCAGCGAGTACCCCAACCTTGATCTTGAAAGCCTCCTCAGCCAACCGGCGTTTTTGCGCTTTGGCCTGAATGGCGAAGGCCTGCATGGGAGGATCGAAAATGTGCGGGTCGCTGACGCCGGTCAGCGCCTGACCCGTTACCAGCTGACCCTGGTGCCGGCGCTGCACTACTTGCAGTTCAGCCACAACCAGCGAATTTTCCAGCAACTGACCGTGCCACAGATCGTTGCCCAGGTGCTCAAGGAACATGGCATCCAGGCTGATGCCTTTACCTTTCATGTCAGCGCCAGCCCAGCGCGCGAATACTGCACTCAATATTTCGAAAGCGACTTCGCGCTGATTCAGAGACTGTGCAGCGAAGAAGGCATTGCCTGGCACCATCAACACAGCCCGGACGGCCATCACCTGGTGTTCACCGACGACCAGACCTTTTTCCCCACCCTGAACCCTGTCCCCTACCAGCAAGACGCCGGACTGGTTGCGGAGCAGCCCGTGGTCAGCCAGTTTTCCCGGCGCTTGAGTACCCGCACCAGCACGGTGACCCGGCGTGACTACGACCTCAATCGCCCCAGCCTGCTGCTGCAAAGTCAGTTCACCGCCGAGTTCACACCGGCCCTCGAAGACTATCGCTACCCACAGCGGCTCGAAACCGAAAAACGCGGCAGGCAGCTTGCCCGCCGGGCCCTGGAACGCCATCGCAGTGACTACCAATTGGCCGAAGGTCAAAGCGACCAGCCGTTTCTGCGCAGCGGCCACTTTTTCAAGCTGACCGAGCACCCGCGTCAGGCGTACAACGACTTGTGGCTAGTGCTCAGTGTCAAGCATGAAGGCAAACAGCCGCAGGTGCTTGAGGAGTCCGCCGGCAGCGGCACCTCGCCTGCAGACGGCTTTACCCAGGGCTATCGCAACTGCTTCAGCGCCATCCCTTGGGAGGTGTTCTACCGCCCGCCGCTGGTTACCCGCAAGGCGGTGCTGGTCAGCCAGACAGCCCGGGTTACTGGGCCCGCGGGCGAGGAAATCTACTGCGATGAGTTTGGCCGGGTCAAAGTCGAGTTCCATTGGGACCGCGCCGAGCTGAGCAGTGACAAGAGCAGTTGCTGGATACGCGTGTCGTCCAGCTGGGCGGGGGCCGGCTTTGGTGCGGTGAGCATTCCGCGCATCGGCATGGAAGTGGTCGTGACCTTTCTCGAGGGCGATCCTGACCAGCCGTTGATTACCGGTTGCGTGGCCAACACGCTCACACCGCAGCCCTATCCGCTGCCAGCCCACAAGACCAAAACCGTACTGCGTAGCCGCAGCACACCGGACAACGGTGGCTACAACGAACTGTCGATTGAAGACCGCAAAGGCCAGGAGTTGATCTACCTGCGGGCTCAGCGTGACCTGGAGCACAAGATCGAACACGACAGTCGCCTGGAAGTCGGTAACGAACGTCGAGAAACCATCAAGGGCAACAGCATCGCGGTGTTGGAGGCTGAAGACCAGCGCACTGTCACCGCGGACCGAAAGGTCGAACTCAAGGCCAATGACTACCTGCAGATTGCCAGCAGCAGCCATGCCCGGATCGGGCAAGCGCTGGTGGTTGAAGCCGGTCAGCAAGTCCATCTCAAAGCAGGCGCCAATTTAATTCTCGATGCTGGGGCCAGTATCACCTTGAAAGGCGGTGGTCAGCACATTGTCATTGGCCCCGGTGGCATTTTCAGCAGCACTGAGATTCAGCTTGGTGGAGCCCCCATGCTGGGCGCAGCTGCGCTACAGGCGACACCAACGTCGCTTGCGCCGCTCAGCGCACCACTGCCGAGCATTGCCACTCCACTGCCGATCGTGGCTAGCGCCCAACAACAGGCGGCAGACTATTGCCCGCTCTGCGAAGCATGTCGCAATGGCTTGTGCAGCAGCGGAGAGCACGCATGA
- a CDS encoding DUF4123 domain-containing protein, with amino-acid sequence MNPLEQWLHAQAEHGRRIYLVLDADGQLEERNALIAVLDSDQYRNLYVGTLAASLADMAPYLIQLESTEHPALQTLLHTPGRNWGWLGSAETGDLETLTRHWQDRLISGERPNQALYRIHDNRVLGRALAFLLPEQRPDFLGPLSSVCYWHADQWQSANNPAPGMYPLPPDPTWSKTPIPEATFTGQQFENTRRYLVREHSERLITLVEQYDLDTWLRQQLELARTWQWREPEQIRFLLTQSLQASSYALPKAWLPKPAETPSMHFDRLYQEALYWQGDAPL; translated from the coding sequence ATGAATCCTCTGGAACAATGGCTGCATGCGCAAGCCGAACACGGACGACGGATCTACCTGGTGCTGGACGCTGATGGCCAACTCGAAGAGCGCAATGCACTGATCGCAGTGCTGGACAGCGACCAGTACCGCAATCTGTACGTTGGCACACTGGCGGCCTCCTTGGCGGATATGGCGCCCTACCTTATTCAGCTTGAATCGACAGAGCACCCAGCCCTCCAGACACTCCTGCATACCCCCGGGCGCAATTGGGGCTGGCTGGGCAGCGCTGAAACCGGTGACCTCGAAACGCTGACCAGACATTGGCAAGATCGGTTGATATCGGGAGAGCGACCAAACCAGGCGCTCTATCGTATCCACGATAACCGGGTATTAGGTCGTGCGCTGGCCTTCCTGCTACCCGAGCAGCGTCCGGACTTTCTCGGGCCGTTATCCAGCGTGTGCTACTGGCACGCCGACCAATGGCAGAGCGCCAACAACCCCGCCCCTGGCATGTACCCGCTGCCGCCCGATCCGACGTGGTCGAAAACCCCTATCCCAGAGGCCACCTTCACGGGCCAGCAGTTCGAAAACACCCGACGCTACCTGGTGCGTGAACACTCGGAGCGTTTGATCACGCTGGTCGAACAGTACGATCTGGACACCTGGCTGCGACAACAACTCGAGCTTGCTCGCACCTGGCAATGGCGGGAGCCCGAACAGATCCGTTTTTTACTGACGCAAAGCTTACAAGCGTCGAGTTACGCGCTACCCAAGGCCTGGCTGCCCAAGCCTGCTGAAACGCCGTCGATGCACTTTGATCGCTTGTACCAGGAAGCACTGTACTGGCAGGGGGATGCGCCCCTATGA